Proteins encoded by one window of Methanothermobacter sp. K4:
- the ahcY gene encoding adenosylhomocysteinase, whose protein sequence is MPYNVKDISLAPQGKKKIQWVQEHMPVLERIKRDFSEEKPFKGITVASCLHIEPKTINLGLTLLAGGAEVAMTGCNPLSTQDDAAAAGAKMGLNMYGWRGETTEEYYENIHRVLDHEPDILIDDGADMIFLVHRERRELLDGIIGACEETTTGIHRLRAMADDGALEFPVMAVNDAYTKYLFDNRYGTGQSTFDSIMGTTNMLIAGKTVVVCGYGWCGRGIALRAHGLGANVIVTEVNPIRALEARMDGFRVMRVSEAVKHADILVTATGNTDVVAGDDFMNMKDGCVMANAGHFNVEINRKDLERLSEENRLVKEDIEVFIMPDGRKLYLLAEGRLVNLASERGQGHPAEIMDMSFAMQALSARHLLSEKPEPGVYRAPDEIDLRVAEMKLEAMGIQIDELTEKQIRYLENWEEGT, encoded by the coding sequence ATGCCATATAATGTTAAAGACATTTCACTTGCCCCTCAGGGCAAAAAGAAGATCCAGTGGGTTCAGGAACACATGCCTGTGCTTGAAAGGATCAAGAGGGACTTCTCAGAGGAAAAACCCTTCAAGGGGATCACAGTAGCCTCATGCCTCCATATAGAACCAAAGACCATAAACCTTGGACTCACCCTCCTGGCGGGTGGTGCGGAGGTTGCCATGACAGGGTGCAACCCCCTATCAACCCAGGATGATGCAGCCGCCGCCGGAGCAAAAATGGGCCTCAACATGTACGGCTGGCGCGGTGAAACCACCGAGGAATACTATGAAAACATACACCGTGTCCTTGACCATGAACCGGACATCCTCATCGACGACGGGGCAGACATGATATTCCTCGTCCACAGGGAAAGGAGGGAACTCCTGGATGGAATAATAGGTGCCTGTGAGGAGACAACAACCGGGATACACCGACTAAGGGCCATGGCAGACGATGGTGCCCTTGAATTTCCAGTCATGGCCGTGAACGACGCCTACACAAAGTACCTCTTCGACAACCGCTACGGGACCGGCCAGTCAACATTTGACTCCATAATGGGGACCACCAACATGCTCATAGCAGGCAAAACCGTGGTGGTGTGTGGATATGGTTGGTGCGGGCGCGGAATAGCCCTGAGGGCCCACGGTCTTGGTGCGAACGTCATAGTAACCGAAGTTAACCCCATAAGGGCACTTGAGGCCCGTATGGATGGATTCAGGGTTATGAGGGTCTCAGAGGCAGTTAAACATGCAGACATACTCGTAACCGCAACAGGAAACACTGATGTGGTTGCAGGTGATGATTTCATGAACATGAAGGACGGGTGTGTGATGGCAAATGCAGGTCACTTCAACGTTGAAATAAACAGGAAAGACCTTGAAAGGTTATCAGAGGAGAATAGGCTGGTTAAGGAGGATATAGAGGTGTTCATCATGCCTGATGGGCGCAAATTATACCTCCTTGCCGAGGGAAGACTCGTGAATCTTGCCTCAGAGAGGGGTCAGGGCCACCCTGCAGAGATAATGGACATGAGCTTTGCAATGCAGGCACTATCAGCGAGACACCTCCTCAGTGAAAAACCTGAACCAGGCGTCTACAGGGCCCCTGATGAGATAGACCTGCGGGTTGCGGAGATGAAACTGGAGGCCATGGGAATCCAGATCGATGAACTGACAGAGAAACAGATAAGGTACCTTGAAAACTGGGAAGAGGGGACATAG